Proteins encoded within one genomic window of Tindallia magadiensis:
- a CDS encoding anthranilate synthase component II, which produces MILMIDNYDSFVYNLVQYLMQLGKEVRVVRNDDITIEEIKEMNPEVIVISPGPCTPDEAGISKAIVEELKGEYPILGICLGHQTIGQVFGGKVIQALEPIHGKVYPVTHDGKGVFKGLKNPLKVTRYHSLIVEKESLPEELVITASTEDGQIMGLRHKEYRMESVQFHPEAILTEQGLELLDNFIR; this is translated from the coding sequence TTGATTTTAATGATAGACAATTACGATTCCTTCGTATACAACCTGGTACAATATTTAATGCAACTGGGAAAGGAAGTTCGTGTTGTTCGAAATGATGACATTACCATTGAAGAAATAAAAGAGATGAACCCGGAGGTTATTGTCATTTCACCAGGTCCTTGCACTCCTGATGAGGCAGGAATCAGCAAAGCCATTGTGGAAGAACTAAAAGGCGAATACCCGATTTTGGGAATTTGTCTGGGGCATCAGACCATCGGACAGGTTTTTGGCGGCAAGGTGATCCAGGCCTTAGAGCCGATCCATGGCAAAGTATACCCTGTAACCCATGATGGAAAAGGTGTGTTTAAGGGATTGAAAAACCCTCTCAAGGTCACTCGATACCATTCGTTGATTGTTGAAAAAGAAAGCCTGCCCGAAGAACTGGTGATTACCGCCAGTACGGAAGATGGTCAAATCATGGGGTTAAGGCACAAAGAATATCGGATGGAAAGCGTTCAGTTTCATCCAGAAGCAATCCTTACGGAACAGGGATTGGAACTACTAGATAATTTTATCCGATGA
- the folP gene encoding dihydropteroate synthase, protein MGILNVTPDSFSDGGQFTEVEKALLHGKKMVEEGADIIDIGGESTRPGAVKVEEEEELQRVMPMVKALVEALEVPISIDTYKAPVAKAALEAGVHMINDVWGLQRDKEMASVVASFGVPVCIMHNQEGTEYKEDILSSIKTFFEKSLTMARKAGIDDKNILLDPGIGFGKTPEQNIYVMGRLQELQEFGYPVLLGTSRKSMIGKILDLAPEQRIEGTLATNVIGVYQGVEIIRVHDIKENLRGIKVADAILRGVEHG, encoded by the coding sequence ATGGGAATCTTAAATGTCACACCCGATTCCTTTTCTGATGGCGGACAGTTTACAGAAGTGGAAAAAGCCCTGCTCCATGGAAAAAAAATGGTAGAAGAAGGTGCGGATATCATTGATATAGGGGGAGAGTCTACCAGACCAGGTGCCGTAAAAGTGGAAGAGGAAGAAGAACTTCAGCGGGTCATGCCCATGGTAAAAGCGTTGGTAGAAGCCTTAGAAGTTCCCATATCCATCGATACCTATAAAGCACCAGTGGCAAAGGCAGCTTTAGAAGCCGGCGTTCATATGATCAATGATGTATGGGGCCTTCAGCGAGATAAGGAAATGGCATCGGTAGTAGCTTCCTTTGGCGTTCCGGTATGCATCATGCACAATCAAGAAGGCACGGAATATAAAGAAGATATTCTTTCCAGCATAAAAACGTTTTTTGAGAAATCCCTTACCATGGCTCGAAAAGCAGGTATCGACGACAAAAACATTCTGCTGGATCCGGGTATAGGCTTTGGAAAAACACCAGAACAAAACATTTATGTTATGGGTAGATTGCAGGAACTTCAGGAATTTGGTTATCCGGTGTTACTAGGAACGTCCAGAAAATCCATGATAGGAAAAATACTAGACCTGGCACCAGAGCAAAGAATCGAAGGCACCTTGGCTACCAATGTGATTGGCGTTTATCAAGGAGTAGAAATCATTAGAGTTCATGATATTAAAGAAAACCTGAGAGGAATAAAGGTGGCGGATGCCATCCTAAGAGGAGTCGAACATGGATAA
- a CDS encoding ion transporter has translation MTTKEHSWKHKISQIIYQTDTPAGYLFDVLLILSILINSLLIILESVEGIRIAHGQKMINLQYIFVAIFTIEYGLRVYTVENRRAYVMSFFGIIDFLAILPFYLAFIMPIARLFPVLRTLRLLRLFSVFKMVRYVDEAGVLIKALRASRPKIIIFLSTILLIIVIVGALMYTIEGPENGFVDIPESMYWAVVTVSTVGYGDISPQTELGKLIASVLMITGYGIIAVPTGIITSEMSRVSREAEKQENLPLARCPQCGQGKHTQEAMYCYACGVNFHKQDS, from the coding sequence ATGACTACGAAAGAACATTCATGGAAACATAAGATCAGCCAAATCATCTACCAAACCGATACGCCGGCAGGATATCTTTTTGATGTACTACTGATCCTATCGATTCTTATTAATAGTTTGCTGATTATCCTCGAAAGTGTTGAAGGTATCCGAATAGCTCATGGGCAAAAGATGATAAACCTACAGTATATTTTTGTTGCCATATTTACGATAGAATATGGTTTGCGTGTGTATACAGTGGAAAACCGACGAGCTTATGTCATGAGTTTTTTTGGTATCATTGATTTTTTAGCAATTCTTCCTTTTTATCTTGCTTTTATAATGCCTATAGCCCGACTGTTTCCTGTATTGAGAACACTACGCTTATTAAGATTGTTTAGTGTTTTTAAAATGGTTCGCTACGTCGATGAGGCAGGTGTACTAATAAAAGCCTTGAGAGCTAGTCGACCGAAAATTATCATTTTCCTGTCTACAATCTTATTGATCATTGTGATCGTGGGAGCGTTAATGTATACCATTGAAGGACCGGAAAATGGTTTTGTAGATATTCCTGAATCAATGTACTGGGCGGTTGTTACCGTTTCGACGGTGGGATACGGAGATATCTCTCCTCAGACAGAATTGGGAAAATTGATTGCAAGCGTTTTGATGATTACAGGCTATGGCATCATTGCCGTTCCTACCGGCATTATTACCAGCGAAATGAGTCGAGTTTCCCGAGAAGCAGAAAAACAAGAGAATCTTCCGCTGGCCAGATGTCCTCAGTGCGGTCAAGGAAAACATACACAAGAAGCGATGTATTGCTATGCTTGTGGAGTAAATTTTCATAAACAGGATTCTTAA
- the folB gene encoding dihydroneopterin aldolase has translation MDKIIMHHLSFYGYHGVLEEEKRLGQKFILDIELWVDLALAGTTDHVDNTVSYANVYEDVKELAENQSFHLIEALAEHISHRILEKYGKVKKVMVRVKKPEAPVKGIFDYFGVEIERSRDE, from the coding sequence ATGGATAAAATCATTATGCACCATCTATCATTCTACGGATATCATGGCGTCTTGGAAGAGGAAAAAAGGCTGGGACAAAAATTTATCCTGGACATAGAACTATGGGTAGACCTGGCACTGGCCGGCACCACAGACCATGTAGACAATACCGTTAGCTATGCAAATGTCTATGAAGATGTAAAAGAATTGGCAGAAAATCAAAGTTTTCATTTGATTGAAGCCCTGGCAGAACACATCAGTCACCGTATTTTGGAGAAATATGGAAAGGTCAAAAAAGTCATGGTACGGGTAAAAAAACCAGAAGCACCCGTAAAAGGCATTTTTGACTACTTTGGTGTGGAAATTGAGAGAAGTCGAGATGAATAG
- the thiC gene encoding phosphomethylpyrimidine synthase ThiC, with the protein MNYSTQMDAAKKGIVTKEMEVVAKKEGMYVEELKKRVAEGTVAIPANKNHHSLDPEGIGLGMRTKINVNLGISKDCCDIEAEMVKVKKALEMKTEAIMDLSSFGKTEEFRQRLVEISPALIGTVPIYDAVGFYDKELQDITADEFLRVVEKHGEDGADFVTIHAGINKEAADVFKRNKRLTNIVSRGGSLLYGWMELTGNENPFYEHFDRLLDICEKYDITLSLGDACRPGSIHDATDASQVKELMVLGELTLRAWERNVQVIIEGPGHMAMNEIEANVLLEKKLCHGAPFYVLGPIVTDIAPGYDHITSAIGGAIAAGSGADFLCYVTPAEHLRLPSLDDMKEGIIAAKIAAHAGDIAKQIPGSSEIDYKMSKARQQLDWKKMFELAIEPEKPTEYRESSMPAHEDSCTMCGKMCSMRNMNKIMEGKNINILREDE; encoded by the coding sequence ATGAATTACAGTACACAAATGGACGCAGCGAAAAAAGGGATTGTGACAAAAGAAATGGAAGTGGTGGCTAAAAAAGAGGGCATGTATGTGGAAGAATTGAAGAAAAGAGTCGCTGAAGGGACGGTGGCGATTCCAGCTAACAAAAACCACCACAGTTTGGATCCGGAAGGCATTGGGTTAGGCATGCGAACAAAAATCAATGTCAATCTGGGGATTTCGAAAGATTGCTGTGACATAGAAGCAGAAATGGTCAAAGTTAAAAAAGCCCTTGAAATGAAAACAGAAGCCATTATGGATCTAAGTTCTTTTGGAAAAACAGAAGAATTTCGTCAAAGATTGGTAGAAATCTCCCCCGCCCTGATAGGCACCGTGCCCATTTACGATGCTGTAGGGTTTTATGACAAAGAGCTGCAAGATATTACGGCAGACGAATTTCTTCGTGTGGTTGAAAAACATGGGGAAGACGGTGCGGATTTTGTAACGATTCACGCTGGTATCAACAAAGAAGCGGCCGACGTGTTTAAGCGCAATAAAAGGCTGACGAATATTGTTTCGCGGGGCGGTTCTTTGCTGTACGGATGGATGGAATTAACCGGTAACGAAAATCCTTTTTATGAGCATTTTGATCGACTGCTGGATATTTGCGAAAAATATGACATAACCTTAAGCTTAGGAGATGCCTGCAGACCGGGAAGTATCCATGATGCTACGGATGCGTCGCAAGTCAAAGAACTGATGGTACTGGGAGAGTTAACACTCCGAGCCTGGGAACGAAACGTTCAGGTCATTATTGAAGGACCGGGCCATATGGCAATGAACGAAATAGAAGCAAATGTTTTATTGGAGAAAAAGCTGTGCCATGGAGCTCCTTTTTATGTACTGGGTCCCATCGTTACCGATATAGCGCCAGGATATGACCATATCACCAGCGCTATTGGCGGTGCTATTGCAGCTGGCAGCGGTGCAGATTTCCTATGCTATGTGACACCGGCAGAACATTTAAGGCTTCCCAGCCTGGATGATATGAAAGAAGGGATCATTGCTGCTAAAATTGCGGCCCATGCAGGCGATATTGCGAAACAGATTCCCGGCTCCAGCGAAATCGATTATAAAATGAGCAAAGCAAGGCAACAACTGGACTGGAAAAAAATGTTTGAATTAGCCATTGAACCAGAAAAACCAACAGAATATCGTGAATCGTCAATGCCAGCCCATGAAGATAGCTGTACCATGTGTGGTAAAATGTGCTCCATGCGCAATATGAATAAGATTATGGAAGGGAAAAACATCAATATTCTTCGGGAAGATGAGTAA
- a CDS encoding aminotransferase class IV, with translation MFIYNSKLSLEETMTLSPHSASLGYGLSLFETIKLTKGKPEFLSAHLERINHSLTVFGSEKKLKITTVQEDIQKLLKAANVEEGAIKLMVMDLGEGDHVLLTYRPQKYKSSLYQQGFSLGFSEIVNDEKNRFTYHKTANYGSKMIEFRRGKEKGYDDVLFLNTKGWITEGAITNVFFLKDNRIYTPSLESGLLPGIMRQMVKEVLANMGKKVVETPIEKSFYRHCQSAWVTNSLMGAMPVRQIEEMEYRVTENHLTTAINAQLTDLIQSKV, from the coding sequence ATGTTTATCTATAATTCCAAACTATCGCTGGAAGAAACCATGACCTTATCGCCTCATTCTGCTTCTTTAGGCTACGGATTATCTCTCTTTGAAACCATTAAGCTTACCAAGGGAAAACCCGAATTTTTATCGGCCCATTTAGAGAGAATAAACCATTCCCTAACCGTTTTTGGTTCAGAGAAAAAACTAAAGATCACCACGGTGCAAGAAGATATTCAAAAACTCCTAAAAGCGGCAAACGTAGAAGAGGGTGCTATCAAGCTGATGGTAATGGATTTAGGCGAAGGAGACCATGTATTACTGACCTATCGTCCACAAAAATACAAGTCCTCCCTTTACCAACAGGGATTTTCCCTCGGTTTTTCAGAAATCGTGAACGATGAAAAAAATCGATTCACCTATCACAAAACCGCTAATTACGGCAGTAAGATGATAGAATTTCGGCGTGGAAAAGAGAAAGGCTACGATGACGTCTTATTCCTCAACACCAAAGGATGGATCACGGAAGGTGCGATTACCAATGTTTTTTTCCTCAAAGATAACCGCATTTATACACCTTCCCTGGAATCCGGCTTGCTCCCGGGAATTATGAGACAGATGGTAAAAGAAGTGCTGGCAAACATGGGAAAAAAAGTAGTAGAGACTCCCATTGAAAAAAGCTTCTACCGTCATTGTCAATCCGCATGGGTGACCAACTCTTTGATGGGTGCTATGCCGGTAAGGCAGATTGAAGAAATGGAATATAGGGTAACAGAAAACCATCTCACCACAGCCATTAATGCACAATTGACTGACTTAATTCAAAGCAAGGTATAA
- a CDS encoding superoxide dismutase, whose protein sequence is MKHTLPNLEYQYDALEPHIDKETMEIHHTKHHQAYVTKLNQALENQEAFKEKELEALMASLEELPQEVYWAVRNNGGGHYNHRLFWKFLSPQGGGKPTGKLLEAIEKTFGSFEAFQESFNKAATTRFGSGWAWLILNKNKELEVTSTPNQDNPLMDGNDILLGLDVWEHAYYLKYQNKRPDYIHAWWNVVNWDYVSQRYESFQ, encoded by the coding sequence ATGAAACACACTTTACCAAATCTGGAATACCAATATGATGCTTTAGAGCCCCATATCGATAAAGAAACCATGGAAATTCATCACACGAAGCATCATCAAGCCTATGTGACTAAATTGAACCAAGCCCTTGAAAATCAAGAAGCTTTTAAAGAAAAAGAATTGGAAGCCTTGATGGCATCACTGGAAGAGCTGCCTCAAGAAGTATACTGGGCTGTAAGAAACAATGGTGGTGGTCATTACAACCATCGCTTATTCTGGAAATTCCTGTCACCTCAAGGTGGTGGAAAACCAACAGGAAAATTATTAGAAGCCATTGAGAAAACCTTCGGCAGTTTTGAAGCTTTTCAGGAAAGCTTTAATAAGGCAGCAACAACACGTTTTGGCAGCGGCTGGGCTTGGCTGATTCTTAATAAAAACAAAGAACTGGAGGTAACCTCTACCCCCAACCAAGACAATCCTTTAATGGACGGGAATGATATCCTGTTAGGCCTTGATGTGTGGGAACATGCCTATTACCTTAAATATCAAAACAAAAGACCAGACTATATTCATGCATGGTGGAATGTAGTGAATTGGGATTATGTTAGCCAACGATATGAGAGCTTTCAGTAA
- a CDS encoding apurinic/apyrimidinic endonuclease family protein — translation MFDFITFEEKIFKTLSHEAFKEWMIASDIHGFEVSVHETLLPFALYQDFLKSFSAHRMIFHYHVPDFIPGNEFAIERWFEDDAIKKHYEAFFYQLLQLHESSSVDYRPIITFHGAAHRSDNALHAQEATRYFCDFALNLFEQFRMPFALAIETLHRSSKQWGSNRRDLVSLVYDFDTPRFGICWDMVHDARNEETPVLPDRFFLDKVLIGHLHGFGDFEDIKKDHLPLWSSELDLKEQVNCLKHDQPKVPVIHELLACRCDDYEQMLQKDLLYKQEYLCQQATKQVY, via the coding sequence ATGTTTGATTTTATCACCTTTGAGGAAAAAATCTTCAAAACTCTTTCTCACGAAGCTTTTAAAGAATGGATGATTGCTTCTGATATCCATGGTTTTGAAGTTTCTGTTCATGAAACCCTACTGCCTTTTGCATTGTATCAGGATTTTTTGAAATCCTTTTCGGCTCATCGTATGATTTTTCATTACCATGTACCTGATTTTATCCCAGGAAATGAATTCGCTATTGAACGATGGTTTGAAGATGATGCCATCAAGAAACATTATGAAGCTTTTTTCTATCAACTTCTTCAGTTGCATGAAAGCAGTTCAGTAGACTATCGTCCCATTATTACCTTCCACGGAGCAGCACATCGCTCTGATAATGCATTGCATGCCCAAGAGGCTACCCGATATTTTTGCGACTTTGCCTTGAACCTTTTTGAACAGTTTCGTATGCCCTTTGCTTTAGCAATAGAAACGCTTCATCGATCTTCGAAACAATGGGGAAGTAACCGACGGGATTTGGTCTCTCTGGTCTATGACTTTGATACTCCTCGTTTTGGTATTTGTTGGGATATGGTGCATGATGCCCGAAATGAAGAAACTCCTGTATTACCAGACCGTTTCTTTCTTGATAAAGTGCTTATTGGCCATCTTCATGGATTTGGGGATTTTGAGGATATAAAAAAGGACCATTTACCGCTTTGGTCCAGTGAGCTTGATCTTAAGGAACAGGTGAACTGCTTGAAACATGACCAGCCAAAAGTACCTGTTATTCATGAACTCCTGGCCTGTCGCTGCGATGACTATGAGCAAATGTTGCAAAAGGACCTTTTGTATAAACAAGAGTATCTTTGCCAGCAAGCTACTAAGCAAGTTTACTGA
- a CDS encoding nucleotidyltransferase domain-containing protein: MKIEFEEQKDEIIYRVYDFDPKYEEIFQMCFYEKDDRGYTKKYPKHAKYLDRMKERYQENAPLMFDQLGYFAEVPWQLGLKKFCEMLQNSTVNWWLTGSCAACIRGVELNPHDIDIMIDSESVDEITEIFKDYLIEPIISTEGWLTKDFGVIFMDVRIDIASDPAPILDEPEPVDCGPYALKNLEIVDWNGFQIKVPPLKLQFNVNQKRGRFERAKKIKAFMEAKKK, encoded by the coding sequence ATGAAAATAGAGTTTGAAGAACAGAAAGACGAAATTATTTACAGGGTATATGATTTCGATCCCAAATATGAAGAAATATTTCAAATGTGTTTTTATGAAAAAGATGACCGAGGATATACTAAAAAATATCCTAAACATGCAAAATATTTGGATAGAATGAAAGAACGCTATCAAGAAAACGCACCACTTATGTTTGATCAACTAGGTTACTTTGCAGAAGTTCCATGGCAGTTAGGATTAAAAAAGTTTTGCGAAATGCTTCAAAACAGTACGGTTAATTGGTGGCTGACAGGCAGTTGTGCTGCTTGTATCCGAGGAGTTGAGTTAAACCCTCATGATATTGATATTATGATAGATTCTGAGTCTGTAGATGAAATAACAGAGATCTTTAAGGATTATCTGATAGAACCGATTATTAGCACAGAAGGATGGCTGACAAAAGATTTTGGTGTTATTTTTATGGATGTAAGAATTGATATTGCATCAGATCCAGCACCAATTCTGGATGAACCGGAACCAGTAGACTGTGGTCCCTACGCCTTGAAAAATTTGGAAATAGTTGATTGGAATGGCTTTCAAATCAAAGTGCCTCCTTTGAAATTGCAGTTTAACGTTAATCAGAAAAGAGGGAGATTTGAAAGAGCTAAAAAGATTAAAGCCTTTATGGAAGCTAAAAAGAAATAA
- the folK gene encoding 2-amino-4-hydroxy-6-hydroxymethyldihydropteridine diphosphokinase, with amino-acid sequence MNRTYLSLGSNIGDRREHLRDACQMIQEHPQTITCRKSALYETDPVGYLDQDPFLNMVVELDTTLEAYELLAFCHEIEATLKRKRVIRWGPRSIDVDILLFNDQKSSEKELILPHPRMKERGFVIVPLYELNPLLVIDGESIESLYHHLKTEGVRKLDKRID; translated from the coding sequence ATGAATAGAACCTATCTAAGTTTAGGAAGCAATATAGGAGATCGGAGAGAACATCTAAGAGATGCCTGCCAGATGATTCAAGAACATCCCCAAACAATTACCTGCCGGAAATCCGCTCTTTATGAAACCGATCCAGTAGGCTATCTGGATCAGGACCCATTTCTCAACATGGTCGTTGAACTGGACACCACCCTAGAAGCCTATGAACTGTTGGCTTTCTGTCATGAAATCGAAGCTACACTTAAGAGAAAGCGAGTGATTCGTTGGGGCCCACGAAGCATTGATGTGGATATCCTGTTGTTTAATGATCAGAAAAGTAGTGAAAAAGAGTTAATACTTCCCCACCCTCGCATGAAAGAACGGGGATTCGTCATCGTTCCCCTGTACGAACTAAATCCATTGCTTGTGATTGATGGAGAATCTATCGAAAGCTTATACCATCACTTAAAGACAGAAGGCGTTCGTAAACTGGATAAAAGAATAGACTAA
- the folE gene encoding GTP cyclohydrolase I FolE — translation MDKKRIENAVREILHAIGEDPDREGLLGTPDRIARMYEEIFSGMNEDPQKHLEVFFQEEKHEELVIVKDIAFYSVCEHHLVPFFGVAHVGYIPKNGKLTGLSKLARVVDTIAKRPQLQERLTSTIADTIQEKLEPYGVIVVVEAEHMCMTMRGVKKPGSKTVSSAVRGIFKHDAKSRAEAITLIEFGR, via the coding sequence ATGGATAAAAAACGAATCGAAAATGCGGTAAGAGAAATTCTACACGCTATTGGCGAAGATCCAGATCGAGAAGGACTGTTAGGAACACCGGATCGAATTGCACGAATGTACGAAGAAATATTTTCCGGAATGAATGAAGACCCCCAAAAGCATTTGGAGGTATTTTTTCAGGAAGAAAAACATGAAGAACTGGTCATTGTAAAAGACATTGCATTCTATTCCGTTTGCGAACATCACTTAGTACCCTTTTTTGGAGTGGCCCACGTAGGCTACATTCCTAAAAACGGAAAACTGACCGGCTTAAGCAAACTGGCAAGAGTGGTAGATACCATCGCCAAAAGACCACAATTACAAGAACGGTTAACCTCAACCATCGCGGATACGATTCAGGAAAAATTGGAACCTTACGGAGTGATTGTCGTTGTAGAAGCAGAACATATGTGCATGACCATGCGGGGAGTTAAAAAGCCAGGCTCTAAAACCGTTTCTTCCGCCGTACGAGGGATCTTCAAACATGACGCAAAATCCAGAGCAGAAGCAATTACATTGATTGAATTTGGTCGATAA
- a CDS encoding siderophore ABC transporter substrate-binding protein: MRKYHIFKITAFLVVSTLMLSACASTSADEAVEVVETTEISTVEITDIHGTVTVPVNPQNVVALDNRTFETLSDWGIELAAAPKPLLPPTSPYLTDDSVQDIGNHREPNLELLAAVDPELVIVGQRFANYYEDIKALVPQAAVIDLNFDVSEEAAAPGENLVNGLKNSTTALGHIFDKSEEAEALIADLDQAIADVKDAYNGEDSVLSVVVSGGNIGFSAPGSGRVWGPMYEIFGWKSALEVEGATSDHKGDDISVEAIAQSNPDWIFVLDRDAATATESDAVPAQDVIDHSPALQNVTAVSEGQIVYAPKDTYINESIQTYKALFEDLANALAN, encoded by the coding sequence ATGAGAAAATATCATATATTTAAGATAACGGCTTTTCTTGTCGTGAGCACACTGATGCTTTCAGCTTGCGCCAGTACATCGGCGGATGAGGCTGTGGAAGTTGTGGAAACTACAGAAATATCGACGGTAGAAATTACGGACATTCACGGAACGGTTACTGTTCCAGTAAATCCTCAAAATGTGGTGGCACTGGATAATCGAACCTTTGAAACCCTATCAGATTGGGGAATTGAACTGGCAGCCGCACCTAAGCCTTTACTGCCTCCAACTTCACCCTATCTGACAGATGATTCCGTTCAGGATATTGGCAATCATCGTGAACCAAACCTTGAGTTGCTGGCAGCTGTGGATCCAGAACTGGTTATCGTGGGACAACGGTTTGCTAATTATTATGAAGATATTAAGGCTTTAGTGCCACAGGCAGCCGTGATAGATCTCAATTTTGACGTTTCAGAAGAAGCGGCGGCTCCTGGAGAAAACTTAGTCAATGGATTAAAAAACTCCACCACGGCCTTAGGGCATATTTTTGATAAAAGCGAAGAAGCCGAAGCCTTAATCGCCGATCTAGATCAAGCCATTGCTGATGTCAAAGATGCTTATAATGGAGAAGATTCCGTACTGAGCGTTGTGGTTTCCGGTGGAAATATTGGCTTTTCAGCACCTGGTTCCGGACGGGTATGGGGACCAATGTACGAAATTTTTGGCTGGAAATCAGCACTGGAAGTAGAAGGAGCAACGTCGGACCATAAAGGAGACGATATCTCGGTAGAGGCAATTGCACAAAGTAATCCGGACTGGATTTTCGTTTTGGATCGTGATGCAGCGACGGCTACAGAGAGCGATGCTGTTCCCGCTCAAGATGTTATCGACCACTCCCCTGCTCTTCAAAATGTAACGGCTGTTTCAGAAGGACAGATTGTTTACGCACCAAAAGATACGTATATCAATGAATCCATTCAGACCTATAAGGCTTTGTTTGAAGACCTTGCCAATGCGTTAGCCAACTAG
- the pabB gene encoding aminodeoxychorismate synthase component I, whose product MIVREIETTLDSFQLFAAFKEEAYPYFLDSGMNKGGLGKYSFIGSNPFRIFKAKNETLMWIEKDQCKEGMGNPFEALKELYHQYHQPYKSFLPFIGGMVGFFGYDLCHHIEKFHRTTLDDVKIPDLYLGFYDGGLVIDHEENKVYITDAGVREGAEERVEWLQKTINAFEKNPKPIETSYHQEPATFEQNLTKEQYQKAIQDVKAYIRSGDIYQANMTRRFQTKLRDHPIELYKKLRDINPAPFASYIDFGEGHIVSSSPERFISLREGIIETRPIKGTCPRGKTEEEDQANYEALSQSEKDRSELLMIVDLERNDLSKIAKVGTVKVPELFVIEKYATVFHLVATVRAELEEGTDPIDCLKATFPGGSITGAPKIRAMEIIDELEPTQRNLYTGSIGYIGFNGDMDLNIVIRTIVCKDDKAYFQVGGGIVWDSDPEGEYQESMDKAKALMEALRH is encoded by the coding sequence ATGATCGTAAGAGAAATCGAAACCACGTTGGATAGCTTTCAGCTCTTTGCCGCCTTTAAGGAAGAGGCCTATCCATACTTTTTAGACAGCGGAATGAACAAAGGCGGATTAGGGAAATATTCTTTTATTGGAAGTAATCCCTTTAGAATTTTTAAGGCTAAAAACGAAACATTAATGTGGATTGAAAAAGACCAATGCAAAGAAGGCATGGGAAACCCCTTCGAAGCATTAAAAGAACTGTACCACCAATATCATCAACCCTATAAAAGTTTTTTACCCTTTATCGGAGGCATGGTAGGGTTTTTTGGATATGATTTATGCCACCATATTGAAAAATTTCACCGTACTACGTTGGACGATGTGAAGATACCGGACCTTTACCTGGGCTTTTATGATGGCGGCCTGGTCATCGATCATGAAGAAAACAAAGTATATATAACGGATGCCGGCGTTCGTGAAGGAGCGGAAGAAAGGGTTGAATGGCTGCAGAAAACCATTAATGCCTTTGAAAAAAATCCTAAGCCAATAGAAACAAGCTATCATCAGGAACCAGCAACCTTTGAACAAAACCTTACAAAAGAGCAGTATCAAAAAGCCATTCAGGATGTCAAAGCCTATATCCGGTCAGGGGATATTTATCAAGCCAATATGACCCGCCGGTTTCAGACTAAGCTCCGAGATCATCCGATAGAACTGTATAAAAAACTACGGGACATTAATCCGGCTCCCTTTGCCAGTTATATCGATTTTGGAGAAGGTCATATTGTTTCCTCCTCGCCGGAACGCTTTATCAGCCTTCGGGAGGGAATCATCGAAACCAGACCCATCAAAGGAACCTGCCCGAGAGGAAAAACCGAAGAGGAAGATCAAGCCAACTACGAAGCCTTATCCCAGTCCGAAAAAGATCGTTCCGAACTGCTGATGATCGTTGATTTGGAAAGAAATGATCTCAGCAAAATTGCGAAGGTAGGGACAGTAAAAGTACCAGAGCTTTTTGTCATCGAAAAATACGCCACCGTGTTTCATCTGGTAGCTACCGTTAGAGCCGAACTAGAAGAAGGAACGGATCCTATCGACTGCCTAAAAGCAACTTTTCCCGGTGGTTCTATTACCGGAGCTCCCAAAATCAGAGCAATGGAAATCATTGATGAATTAGAACCAACACAACGTAACCTTTACACAGGCTCTATTGGCTATATCGGGTTTAACGGAGACATGGATCTAAACATTGTGATTCGAACCATTGTATGCAAAGATGATAAGGCCTACTTCCAAGTGGGGGGCGGTATTGTCTGGGATTCAGATCCGGAAGGAGAATACCAGGAATCCATGGACAAAGCCAAAGCCTTAATGGAAGCCTTACGCCATTAG